CCGAGCGTCCCTCTTCGAGCAGCAGCGCGGCGAGCAGCCCCCTCACCGGGGCCGATCCGATGGCCAGGGACGCGTCGTCGTCGCCGACCTGAACACGTCCCAGCAGGCGGAAAAGCATGTCGTGGCCTTTCTCGGGCACTCGATTCTGCGGCCTCAGGAAGGGGGCCGGAACATCGCGCGGCGAAGTGGAAGGGCCGGGACGGCCGGCGCGCGTCGCTCCCAGCGCGTCCACGTTGACGGGCCTGGCCGTTGTTCTCATCCTGCCCGATGTACGAGACGGGCGAGGATAGCCAGTTGTCCGGCATTAACAGTCTTTAGTGGACAGGTGCGCGCGCCGCGTCAGCAGGGGCAGGGCACCGTGTGGTCCAGGCAGCGGGTGATCCTCGCGAGTGTGCGGGACAGCACCGCCTCGGACAGGTGGTTGTGGCTGACCAGAAAACCGTTCCGGGGCCGTACCAGGCCGCTCCACTCGTACCGCGCGGTGGTCGGCGTCACGATCCCCCGCCGTTCGAGCGTCAGGGCGATCCGGCCGGCGGGCAGGCCGGGACGCAGCTCGACGTGCACGTGCGACCCCGAGCGGGTGCCGTTCAGCCGCTCCACGGCCGGGTGGTCCGCCAGGGCCTCCACCACGAGCTGCCGCTTGGCCTGGTACGCGTGACGCAGCCGGTCGACGCGGGCCCGGGTCTCGGCCGAACCGAGCATCTCGGCCACGGCGCGCTGCGCCACCGCGACCGTGCCCGACTGACGCAGCGACAGGTGCTCGGCCAGCTGCCGCAGCCGGCGCCCGCGGGCGAGGATGTAGCCGGTGCACACCACGTCCGGGAGCAGCCGGCACAGGCAGCCCACGTAGACGACGTCGTCGGTGCGGTCCCGGCTCAGGTCCCACAGCGACTGCGGCCGGATCGCCTCGGTGAAGTCGTGGTCCCGGTCGTCCTCCACGATCAGCGCGCCACGGGTGACGGCCAGCTCGACCAGTGCGCGCCGCCGTGACAGGGACAGCTCCACCCCCAGCGGCATCTGATGGGAGGGGCGCACCACGACCGCCCCCACGCCGCGGGGGACGGCGTCCACCAGCGCTCCCTCGGCGTCCACCGGCACGGGCACGGTGACGACGTCGTGCTGGCGCAGCAGCCGGATCACCGTGGGCAGGCAGGGGTCCTCGACCGCCGCGACGGTGCCCGGCTGCATCGCGACCGCCGCCACCAGGTCCAGCGACTGGCGGGCCCCGGTGGTGATCAGCACGTTCCCCGGATCGGCGTCCAGGCCGCGTACCGCCCGCAGGTGCGCGGCCACCGCGCGGCGCAGCACCTCCTCGCCGGGCCCCTCCACCATGTCGGGGATCCGGTGCGCCGCCCGGCGCCACGCGGCCCGCCACACCGGCACCGGGAAGTCCTCCCCGGACGGCTGGTCGGGGGACAGGTCGACGAGCGTCCCGTGGGCCCGGTCCGCGGGCGGCTTCCCCCGATGCGGCTCCCCGGTGGCCTTCTCCGGCCGGGCCCGCCTGACGTAGGTCCCCGACCTACGCCTGCTCTCGATCAGGTCCTCGGCTTCGAGAGTGCGGTAGGCCTCCTGCACCACCGGCCGGGACACCCGCAGCAGCTCGGCGAGGGTCCGGCTGGACGGCAGGCGCGTGTCCGGCGGCAGGCGGCCGTCCTGGACGGCCTGCCTCAGCTGCCTGGCCAATTGGGCCGCCATCGACTCGGCAGAACCGCGTGCCAGCTCGACATAGATCGACAGAGTCGTCGACGTCCGCATCATGCCCCTTCGCCCGTCCTGCATCGTGTACCAGGGGAAGGCAATCTCAGACGACTTTCAGTTGGCTTACAGAAGCGTTGCAAAACGCGGCGGGCCTTGAACGCGCGGACGCTCGGGAGCGGCCCCCGCACCGGGCTTGAACCTGCCGCGACGGGAGGTCGTAGCGTTGCGGGCGTGATCGGGGCGAACGACGCCGGACGGCGGTGGTCCATCGGCGAACTGGCGCGCGCGACCGGGACGACGGTGCGCGCGCTGTACCACTACGACGAGATCGGGCTGCTGACCGCGAGCGAACGCACGCCCTCGGGACATCGCCGGTACACCGAGTGCGACCTGCGCCGGCTGTACCGGGTGCGGGCGCTGCGCGCGCTCGGCCTGTCTCTGGAGGAGGTCGCGGCCGTCCTGGCGGGCGCCGCGGACGACCCGGAGTCGCTGCGCCACCTGCTGGCGGCGCAGCTGCGCCGGCTGAACGAGGACGCGGAGCGGATCGAGGCGCTCCGGGGCCGGGTCGGCGAGATGCTCGGCCGGCTGGACGGCTCGTCCGCCCCCGATCCCGGCTGGTTCATGACGACCTTGGAGATGATGTCGGTGTACGAGAGCTACTTCACGCGGCAGCAGCGGGAGCAACTGGCCGAGCGCAGGGACGCGCTGGGCGCCGAGGCGGTGGAGGCGGCCAAGCGCGAGTGGACGGGGCTCGTCGAGGAGGGGCTGCGGCTCATCGAGAGCGGCGTTCCCGCGGACGACCCGCGCGCCGGGGACCTCGTACGCCGCTGGGACGCGCTGGCGGGCGGGTTGCACCCCGCAGGACCGGCCGGCGCGGAGACCAAGGCGGCCGCCCGGAGGCTCTGGCAGGACAACGGCGCGGAGATCGGCCGGAGCCTGCCCTGGCCGGCGGAGCGGATGACCGGGCTGGTCTCCTACCTGGAGCAGGCCCGCCAGGCCGGCTGAGGTCCGGGGACCGAGGCGCCCGGTCCCCGCTACTTCTTGGCCGGCTTGAAGGTCGCGGCCATGGTCTCGAAGAGCTTCTTCTTCTTTTTCCAGTCCTTGTCCTGGGTCTTGTAGAGCAGCGCGTAGCCGTTGTTCTTGTCGGTGACGAAGCCGCGGTCGATCACCCGGGACCGGTAGCGGCTGTCGCCGAAGGTGAACTCCCAGTCGGCCGCGGTCTTCCAGTAGTCCTTGACCTCTCTGATGGCGATGAGTTTGTAGCCGGGGAAGTTCCGGCTCATGCCCGGCACGTCGCGCTGCCAGACCTTCAGCGCGTCCGACTCGGGGCTGGAGGTGTGGTGCACCTCCAGGTAGGTGTGCGAGTCCCCGCGGAAGCGCACCTCGCCGTTGCCCCTGCCGTCGACGCGCCATCCCTTCGGCAGCGCGATGGAGAACCCGCTCGAGTGCTTGTACTTGTGCCAGCCGTCGGGGACGTCCCCGGGGCCGGGGCCGTCGTCGTCGCTCGGGGAAGGCTCGGGAGAGGCCGACTCCGACGGATCGTCCGAGGAGGACGCCGACGGCTCGGCCGAGGGCGCCGTCGCGGAGGGCTTGCCGGTGGTTGTCCCGGTCGACGGGTCCGACCCCGCTGCGGGCTTTCTCTCCGGGTCGTCCCCGGCTGCTTGTAGCCCGAAATAGCCCGCGACGCCCGCGATGAGCAGCAGTGCGGGGATGAGGACGAGCGCGACCTTGAGCATGCCGCCCCGCGATCCGGGCTCGACCGGGGAGGTGGACGCGGCGTGCCACACCGCCCCGCCCTGGGTCGGCGTCGCGGGCGGCTCCTGCCGCAGCCCGGCGAGCGGGCCGCCGGCGTCGGCGATCCCGGCCGCCTCGGCCGAGCCCTCCGGCGTCTCACGGTCCTTCTTCGCGGCCGCACCGCCGACCGCACCGCCGACCGTGCCGGAGGTGACGGCGGGGGCGACCTTGGTGGTGCCGGCCTCGCCGTCCCCGCCGGCCTTGGCGTCCCCGCCGGCCTTGGCGTCCTTGCTGTCTCTGACGTCCTTTTCGCCCGCCGCCGGGTCGCCTTCGTCCGAGGGCGTCGTACGGCCGGGCGGGGCGGCCTGCGCGCCGGTCTCCGGCATGGGCGCCGGGACGTCCTCCTTCTTGGGGGTGCCGGGAACGTCCTGGACGACGGGGATGGGTGAGGTGATCTCGCCGGGACCCGCCGCCGCGTCGCGGGGCTCCGCGGGCTCCGGCGGCGGGGAGGAGGACACGGGCGGGTACGGCGCCGCGCCCCGGGGCGCCTTGCCCGCGGCCGGGCCGGCGGGCCGGGACGGCGGCGGGGCCAGGTCCCTCGACGCCCGCTTGAGCAGGCGGGTCAGCTCCTCGTAACCGGGCCGGTCGGCGGGCTCCTTGGCGAGCATCCGCAGCAGCACGGGACCGAGCGCGCCCGCGCGCCGCGGCGGGGCCGGGTCCTCGTTCAGCACGGCGTGCATGGTGGCCATCGCCATACCGCGGTCGTGCGGCGGCTTGCCCTCGACCGCGGTGTAGAGCGTGGCGCCCAGCGACCACAGGTCCGACTCGCGCTGCGCGGCCTCCCCGCGGAGCCGTTCCGGGGCGATGAAGGCGGGGGTGCCGACGAGGCCGGTGCGGGTCATGGTGGAGTCGGCTTCGAGCCGGGCGATGCCGAAGTCGGTCAGGACCACCCGGCCGTCGTCGGTGAGCAGCACGTTCTCGGGCTTGACGTCGCGGTGCAGCACGCCCTGCCGGTGCGCGGCGCGCAGCGCGTCCAGGATCTGCAGCCCGATCTCGACGGTCCGCTCGGGGGACAGCGGGCCGTCCTCCCTGATCACCTGCCCGAGCGAGCGGGACGGCACCAGCTGCATGATGATCCAGGGCCGGTCGTCCTCCTCGATCACGTCGTGGACGACCACCACGTTCGGGTGGGTGAGGCGCCCGGCGGCCCGGGCCTCGCGCATGGTCCGGCGGTTGAGGTCGCTGAGCTCGTCGCCCATGGCGCTGTCGTAGCGGACCTCCTTCACCGCGACCGCGCGGTCCAGCAACTCGTCGTGGGCGCGCCAGACGACGCCCATGCCACCCCGGCCGATCGGCTCCACCAACTGGTACCGGCCTCCGACGAGCCGGCCTTCCGCACGCGACACTCGAACCCCTTCCTGGACCCATGAATCGTCCCACGGATGGCAAAGGGATCAACCGCGTCTATCGCCGACGATCCCGAAATCCGAGACAGATCGGTTCGAGTCGTGGCCCGTCGCTGCTAAGGTCCTAGTTATGGGTACGTACAGCTCGTTTACGAGGCCGGCTTCGGCAAGGCCGGTCGCGTGACGGTGAGCTAGCGACCATCCGGAGCCGGCTTGAGGCAGGGACGCCAGCGTCTCTGCCTTTTTCGTTTCGCACGTCCGGTTCTCGCAGCGGCCACGGAGGAGCCCCACATGTCGAAGGCAGCCCAACTCGACCGCGACGCCGTACGGATCGGCGATCTCGTGATCGGCGACGGGCTACCCGTGGTGGTCGTCGGCGGTCAGGACGCCCGCTGGCTGCGCCTGCGCGGCGACGGCGGCCCGCCCGCCGACGGGGTGGTCGCCGAGGCCAGGGCGAGTTGGGCGGGCCCGCTGCTGGTGGAGCCCGCCTCGGCCGCCGACCTGCCCGCCGTGGCCCGGCACGCCGACGGAGTGGTGATCGGCGCCGCCTCGGCGTGCGATCCCGTCCTCGTCCGCGCCGCGGCCCGGCTCGGGCTGCCCGTCGTCCTGCAGCGGGGCGTCGTGGGCGGGCGGACGGCGACACTGGAGGAGTGGCTGACCGCGGTGGACGACTGCGCCGCCGAGGGCAACGAGGCGATCGTGCTCTGCGAGAGCGGCGGGCGCGCGGAGCCGGAGGACGCCGCGCCCGACCTGGGGCTCATGCGTGCGGCGCGGGAGCGGACCGGCCGCCCCGTGCTCGCCGGGCTGGGCGGGGACGGCGCGCTGGCGGGCGCGGCGGTGGCGGCGGGGGCGGACGGCCTGCTGGTCGGCCCGGGCGCGTCCGCGCGGGTTCTCGCGACGGCCCGCGAGGCGGCGACCGTCGTGGCGGCGGTCGTGCGGCCGGAGGCGCCCGAGACCCTCGACGCGGCCCGGGGCGCGATCGACCGCGTGGACGCGGCCCTCGCCACGCTCCTCGAACGCCGCGCCGGACTGGCCGGGCGGATCCAGCGACTCAAGCCCGTCGGCGGTTTCCGGGGCCGGGACATGGAGCGCGAGCGCCGCCTCGTCGAGGCCATGGCCCGCCGCGCCCCCAGCCTCGGCGCCGGGCTGCTCGCCCCGATCATGAACGCCGTGATCGAGGCCGGACTGCGCCTGTCGGAGGAGACGCGGAACGGCGAGGAACGGAGATAAACTCTGCTTCACCTGAGTCCCACTGGTTCGCGATCACGGCGTAGGCTCTGGTCCGCGGTCCGGTGACGATGGGGGTCTCATGGGTGATTCGTTTGTGCATCTGCACGTCCACACCGAGTACTCGATGCTCGACGGAGCGGCGCGGCTGAAGCAGATGTTCAAACTCGTGGGCGAGCTGGAGATGCCCGCGATCGCGATCACCGACCACGGCAACATGCACGGCGCCTACGACTTCTACAAGCAGGCGACCGCCGCCGGGGTGAAGCCCATCCTCGGCATCGAGGCGTACGTCGCGCCCGAGTCGCGCATGCACAAGAAGCCGGTGCTGTGGGGCGAGCCGCACCAGAAGAGCGACGACGTCTCGGCGGGTGGCTACTACACCCACATGACGATCTGGGCGCGGAACAAGGCTGGGCTGCAGAACCTGATGAAGCTCAGCTCGCGTGCCTACACCGAGGGCTTCGTCCGCAAGTGGGCCCGGATGGACGCCGACATCCTCGCCGAGCACGCCGAGGGCCTGATGGCCACCACCGGCTGCCCCTCCGGCGAGGTGCAGACCCGCCTGCGGCTCGGCCAGTACGACCAGGCGCTCAAGGCCGCGGCGAAGTACCAGGAGATCTTCGGGAAGGACAACTACTTCCTGGAGATCATGGACCACGGTCTCGACATCGAGCGGCGGGTCCGCGACGGCCTCATCCGGATCAGCCGGGAGCTGGACATCCCCCCGGTCGTCACCAACGACTCCCACTACACGTACGAGTCCGACGCCGCCGGCCACGACGCCCTCCTGTGCATCCAGACGGGCAAGCAGCTCAGCGACCCCGACCGGTTCCGGTTCGACGGCAGCGGCTACTACGTCAAGTCCGCCGACGAGATGCGGGCGGTCGATTCCTCCGACATCTGGCAGGAGGGCTGCCGCAACACGCTGCTGGTGGCCGAGAAGGTCGACCCCGAGGGCTTCTTCCCGTACCACAACCTGATGCCGACCTACCCGATCCCCGAGGGGATGACGGAGGAGGAGTACTTCCGGCAGCAGGTCTGGGAGGGCATGAAGCGGCGCTTCCCGGGCGGCGTGGACGAGGAGCACCGCGCCTGGGTCGAGAACGAGATCGGCGTCATCCTCCAGATGGGCTTCCCGAGCTACTTCCTCGTGGTCGCCGACTTCATCATGTGGGCGAAGAACAACGGCATCCGGGTCGGCCCCGGCCGTGGTTCCGCCGCCGGCTCGCTGGTCGCGTACGCGCTGGGCATCACCGACCTCGACCCGATCCCGCACGGCCTGATCTTCGAGCGGTTCCTCAACCCCGAGCGCGTCTCGATGCCCGACATCGACATCGACTTCGACGAGCGCCGGCGCGCCGATGTGATCCGCTACGTGACCGAGAAGTGGGGCGCCGACAAGGTCGCCATGATCGCCACGTTCGGCACCATCAAGGCGAAGGCGGCCGTGAAGGACGCCGGCCGCGTCCTCGGCTACCCGTACGCGCTGGGCGACCGCATCTCCAAGGCGTTCCCCCCGGCCGTGATGGGCAAGGACATCCCGCTGTCGGGCATCTTCGACGCCGACCACCCGCGCTACAACGAGGCGGGCGAGCTGCGCAAGCTGTACGACGAGGACGTCGACGTCAAGGCGACGATCGACCTCGGGCGCGGCCTGGAGGGCCTGATCCGGCAGACCGGCGTGCACGCCGCGGGCGTCATCATGTCCGCCGAGCCGCTGACCGACCACATCCCGATCATGCGCCGCGACTCCGACGGCGCGATCATCACGCAGTTCGACTACCCGACCTGCGAAACGCTCGGCCTGCTGAAGATGGACTTCCTGGGCCTGCGCAACCTCACGATCATCGACGACTGCCTGAAGATGATCGAGGCCAACACCGGAAACAAGATCGAGCTGCTCGACCTCCCGCTCGACGACACCAGGACGTACGAGCTGCTGGCCAAGGGCGACACGCTCGGCATCTTCCAGCTGGACGGCGGCGGCATGCGCACGCTGCTGCGGCTGATGAAGCCCGACAACTTCGAGGACATCTCCGCGGCCCTCGCGCTCTACCGGCCCGGCCCGATGGGCGCCAACTCGCACACGAACTACGCGCTGCGAAAGAACGGCCAGCAGGAGATCACCCCGATCCACCCCGAGCTGGAGGAGCCGCTCAAGGACATCCTCAGCACGACCTACGGCCTGATCGTCTATCAGGAGCAGGTCATGGCCATCGCGCAGAAGGTGGCCAACTACACGCTCGGCGGCGCCGACCTGCTCCGCCGCGCGATGGGCAAGAAGAAGAAGTCCGAACTGGACAAGCAGTTCGAGTTCTTCGAGAAGGGCATGAAGGAGAACGGCTTCTCCGCCGCGGCCATCAAGGCCCTGTGGGACATCCTTCTCCCGTTCTCCGACTACGCGTTCAACAAGGCCCACACCGCCGGATACGGCCTGGTGTCGTACTGGACCGCCTACCTCAAGGCCAACTACCCGGCCGAGTACATGGCGGCCCTGCTGACCAGCGTCAAGGACGACAAGGACAAGTCGGCCCTCTACCTCAACGAGTGCCGCCGCATGGGCATCAAGGTGCTCCCGCCGGACGTCAACGACTCCGACTTCGACTTCACCCCGCGCGGCACCGACATCCGGTTCGGCCTGTCGGCCATCCGCAACGTCGGCGCGAACGTCGTGGACGGGATCATCGCGGCGCGCAAGGAGAAGGGCAGGTTCACCGATTTCAAGGACTTCCTGCGCAAGGTCCCCGCGATCGTCTGCAACAAGCGGGTCATCGAGTCGCTGATCAAGTCGGGCGCGTACGACTCGTTCGGGCACGTGCGCAAGGGCCTGCTCATGGTGCACGAGCAGGCGGTGGACGCGATCATCGACATCAAGAAGAACGAGGCCATCGGCCAGGACTCGCTGTTCGGCGCCATCGACGGCGCGGAGGACCAGACCTTCGACGTGCAGATCCCGCCGGGGGAGTGGGACAAGACGACGCTGCTGCAGTTCGAGCGGGAGATGCTCGGCCTGTACGTCTCCGACCACCCGTTGTTCGGCGTCGAGCACATCCTGTCGGCGGGCGCCGACTGCTCGATCGCCGCGCTGCAGGACGACAGCCGCCCCGACGGGCAGGTCGTCACGGTGGGCGGCATCCTGTCGGGCCTGCAGCGCAAGGTGACCAAGAAGGGCGACACCTGGGTCCTCACGATGCTGGAGGACCTGGAGGGCTCGATCGAGGTCATGATCTTCCCGTCGGCCTACCAGCTCTGCGCGACCGTGCTCGCCGAGGACGCGATCGTCTTCGTCAAGGGCAGGATCGACAAGCGGGAGGACGTCGCGAAGATCATCGCGATGGAGGTGACCGCGCCGGACCTCACGGCCGAGTCGGGCGGGCCGCTGGTGGTGAGCATGCCGATCAACCGTTGCACGCCGCCCGTCGTCGGCCGGCTCAAGGAGGTGCTCACCACCCATCCGGGGACCACGGAGGTCCACCTCCAGGTGCACAACGGGCCGCGCACGACGGTCATGCGGCTGGACGACCGGCTCCGCGTGACCCCCTCGCCGGCCCTGATGGGCGACCTCAAGCAGCTGCTCGGGCCGGCCTGCCTGGCCGGTTGACCGGCCGCCCGGACGACGTGACGACGCGGGCCGCACGGCGGCCCGCGTTCAGCGGCCGGAGGCCGCGGTGTGTGTTCCGGTCCCCGCCGCGGGGCGCTCGGCCTCCCGCTCTCGCTTCTTCTCCTCCTTCTCCTTCTTCTCCTTCTCCCTTTCCTTCTTGCGCTGCTTCTCCAGCGCCTCCTTCAGCCCCGGCGTGAACCCGCCGCCGAACCGGGCCATGTCGGGCGGGACGAAGCCGTACACGGGGGTGCCCCGCAGCGCGGCCCGCATCGAGTCCACCCAGATCGGGCCGGGCAGCGAGGCGCCCTGCACCGCGCCGTAGTAGCGGCCGCCGATGGTGACGCCGGTGAGCGGATAGCGGTAGGAACCGCGGATGTCGCCCACGCTCACGGCGGCCGCGAGGCCCGGCGTGTACCCGGCGAACCAGGCCGAGGTGTAGCCGTTGTTGGTGCCCGTCTTGCCCGCGGCGGGCCGCCCGATGGACTGGCCGCGCATCGTGCCCTGGGTGAAGACCCCCGTGAGCACGTGGCTCACCGCGTCGGCGACCGCGGGCTCGATCGCGCTCACGCACGCCGGCGGGATGTCGGTGCGGGTGCCGTCGCGCTCCACCACGGCGGTGATGGCCAGCGGACGGCAGTAGCGGCCGCGGGCGGCCAGCGCGGCGTACGCCGCCGCCACGGTGGTGGGGTCCATCTCGTTGGCCCCCAGCGTGAACGTCGGCACCTCGTGCAGCGGCGTGCCGTCCGCCCGCCTGATGCCCAGTGACCTGGCCGTCTGCACGACGTCGCACAGGCCGACCTCACGCTCCAGCCGCATGTAGAAGATGTTCACCGACTGCCAGGTGCCCATCTCCAGGCTGTACGGCCCCCCGCCGCCCTCGCCGCCCGCGTTGTGGATGACCGTCTTCGGGTCGTTGACGGCCCTGCCCGAGCAGTCGCGGTAGCCGTACGACGGGACGTAGGAACCGGGGATCGTGAAGCCGTCCCCGAACCGCATCCCCTGCTTGAGCGCGGTGGTCAGCGTGAACACCTTGAACGTGGAGCCCGCCTGCAGGCCGAGCCCGCCGCCGTGCGCGATGTCGGCCGCCAGGTTGTAGGTGGTGGCGGGCCCGAGGTCGCGGTCGTGCGGGTTGCGCCCGTACCGCTTGCTCACCGCCATCGCCCGGATGTGCCCGGTGCCCGGCTCGATCATGGTCTCCGACGCCACCTGGTTGTCGCGCGGCCTGACCCGCGCGGCGATGGCACGCGCCGCGGCCCGCTGCGCGACCGGGTCGATGGTCGTCCAGATGGTCAGCCCGCCCCGCTGCAGGCGCCGTTCCCGGTCGGCCCTGGTGTACCCGAACGCGGGGTTGCTCAGCACCTCGCGTTCCACGTACACGCAGAAGAAGGGATGGGCGCTGCCGGCGCAGCCGCCGGGCTCGGGCCGCAGGCGCAGCCCCAGCGGCTCGGCCGCGGCGGCGCGCGCCGTGTTCCCGTCGATCACCCCGAGCTCGGCCATCCGGCCCAGGACCAGGTCGCGCCGGTCCCGCAGCCGGTCCCTGTGCTCGTCGCCGAGGGAGGGATCGGTGTCGTACGGCGTGCGGACGGCGCCGGCGAGCGTCGCGGCCTGCGTGAGCGTCAGGTCGGCGGCGTCGACGCCGAAGAACCGCTTGGCCGCGGCCTGGACGCCGAACGCCCCCGCGCCGAAGTAGGCGATGTTGAGGTAACGCTCGAGGATCTGGTCCTTGGTGTACTTGCGCTCCAGCGCCAGCGCGTACCGCAGCTCGTCGAGTTTGCGGCGGAACGAGCGCACGAGGGCCTGCGCCCGCTCGTCCTCCGACTCGGCCTGGTTCAGCATGATGTTCTTGACGAGCTGCTGGCTGATGGACGAGCCGCCCTGCCGGATCCCGCCGGCCCGGGTGTTGGTGACGAAGGCGCGCAGCGTGCCCTTGAGGTCGAGGCCGCCGTGCTCGTAGAACCGGGCGTCCTCGATGGACACGATGGCCCGGCGCATCACCGGGGCGACCGCGCTCAGCGGCACCGACTGCCGGTTCTGGTAGTAGAACTGCGCGATCTGACGCCCGTTGCGGTCGAGCAGCCGGGTCACCTCGGGCAGCGGCTCCTCGCGCAGCGGCGCGGGCAGGTACGTGAGCGTGGACGCGGCGCCCCTGGCCGCCAGGCCGGCTCCGCCCACGAAGGGCATCGCCAGCCCGGCGACCAGGGTGCCCCCGGCTGTGCCGCACAGGCCCAGCGCGAGGACGGCGCGCCCGACGGTGACGCCGAGAGAACAAGAGGTCACGGGATATCAGTGCGACCTCTGGCGTTTGTCCAAACCCGGGAGCCCTGAAGCTTTACGTGATCCTGTTGATCTTCAACCCGAGGGAGGTGAACTGTTCGAACGGTCTGTGGTAGCCGCGTTCGATGTGGTTGACGCCCCGCAGGGTCGAGGTGCCCTCGGCGACGGCGGCGGCCAGCACCGCGGAGAACCCGGCGCGGATGTCGGGGAGCGTGACGTCGGCCCCGCGCAGGTTGGAGACTCCGCGTACGACCGCCGAGTGCTTGGCGTTGGTGTCGTGATAACGGCACGCCGGGCCGCCCAGGCACTGGGCGAACACCTCGATCTCGCACCCCATCTTCTGCAGCGCGGGCACGTACACGAGCCGGTTCTCGAACACCGTCTCGTGCAGCACCGACATGCCCTCGGCACGGGTGAACAGCACCATCAGCGGCGTCTGCCAGTCCGTCATGAAACCGGGGTGGGTGTCGGTCTGCACCGCCGCCGCGCGCAGGCCGTCCGGGGCCGAGGCGCACAGCCAGTCGTCGGTGATCTCGAACCGCGCGCCCATCCTCGCCAGCGTGGTGATGGCGGTGACGAGCCGGTCCTGGTGGCAGCCGTGCACGCGCACCTCGCCACCCGTCACCAGGCCCGCCACGAGGTACGAGAACGCCTCGATGCGGTCGCCGGCCAGCCAGGTGGAGGCGCCGTGCAGCTTCTCGACGCCCTCGATGACGATGCGCCGGTCCGGGCTCAGCTCGATCATCGCGCCCATGCGCTGGAGGAACAACGCCAGCTCCACCACCTCGGGCTCCATCGCCGCGCCCTTGATGACGGTCTTGCCCTCCGCGAGCACCGCCGTCATGAGGATCGTCTCGGTGGCGCCCACGCTGGGGTAGGGGAGCGTGATGCGGTTGCCGCGCAGCCGCGTCGCCTTGGCGGTGATGCCGTTGTCGCCGACCTCGATCTCCGCGCCCATCGACCGCAGCGCCTCGACGTGGAAGTTGACCGGCCGCCTGCCGATGGGGTCGCCGCCGACGAGGGGGACGAACGCCTCGCCCGCCAGGTGCAGCAGCGGGCCGAGCATCAGGATCGGGATGCGGTTGAGCCCGGTGTACTCCTCCGGCACGCGCGGCCGGATCTCGTTGCCCCGCTCGATGGTGATCTCGCCCGGGGTGATCTCCACATGGATGCCGAGGGCTTCGAGCATGGCGGCGGTCAGCCCCACCTCGCCGACCTCGGGGGCGTTGTGCAGCGTGCTCGGACCCGTCCCGAGCATCGCCGCCACCATGTGCTTGGAGACCGCGTTCTTCGATCCCCGGACCTCCACGTCCCCCCGCAACGGGCCGGACGGGTCGATCTGCCATACCTCTTCGCTCACTCGGCCTCCTTGGCCCACACCGATGCCGTGCGTCCCCTGCACCCGGCTTCAGCAAGAGTAACGGGATCGGTCCCGTTTACCATGTGGGTACTATCTGGACGGTGCGGCATCTGAGGGGCAATCTGGCTACGACCGTCGTGACCGTCCTCGTGCTCGCCGTCCTCGGCGTGGTCGCCGGATACGTGTGGTCGGCGCTCGCCCCCGCCACGCGGTACGTGCTCGTCGACGGGACACCGCACCTGGCCGACCCGGAGACACAGTCCCTCATCGAGGCCGACGGCTGGTTCGCCGCCGTCACCGGCGGGTTCGGCCTGGTCTGCGCGGTCGCGGGGTACGTGCTGTCGCGCCACCGGCCGGTCGAGGTGCTCGTGGGGCTCGCGGCCGGCGGGCTGCTCGCCGGGTACGTCGCGATGCTGGTCGGCGGCACGGCCAAGGGCGTGGTCCAGGCGGCGGGACCGGGCGGCTACACCACCACGACCTCGCTGGACCTGACCGCGTACGGCGTGCTGTTC
This genomic window from Microbispora sp. ZYX-F-249 contains:
- the dnaE gene encoding DNA polymerase III subunit alpha, which produces MGDSFVHLHVHTEYSMLDGAARLKQMFKLVGELEMPAIAITDHGNMHGAYDFYKQATAAGVKPILGIEAYVAPESRMHKKPVLWGEPHQKSDDVSAGGYYTHMTIWARNKAGLQNLMKLSSRAYTEGFVRKWARMDADILAEHAEGLMATTGCPSGEVQTRLRLGQYDQALKAAAKYQEIFGKDNYFLEIMDHGLDIERRVRDGLIRISRELDIPPVVTNDSHYTYESDAAGHDALLCIQTGKQLSDPDRFRFDGSGYYVKSADEMRAVDSSDIWQEGCRNTLLVAEKVDPEGFFPYHNLMPTYPIPEGMTEEEYFRQQVWEGMKRRFPGGVDEEHRAWVENEIGVILQMGFPSYFLVVADFIMWAKNNGIRVGPGRGSAAGSLVAYALGITDLDPIPHGLIFERFLNPERVSMPDIDIDFDERRRADVIRYVTEKWGADKVAMIATFGTIKAKAAVKDAGRVLGYPYALGDRISKAFPPAVMGKDIPLSGIFDADHPRYNEAGELRKLYDEDVDVKATIDLGRGLEGLIRQTGVHAAGVIMSAEPLTDHIPIMRRDSDGAIITQFDYPTCETLGLLKMDFLGLRNLTIIDDCLKMIEANTGNKIELLDLPLDDTRTYELLAKGDTLGIFQLDGGGMRTLLRLMKPDNFEDISAALALYRPGPMGANSHTNYALRKNGQQEITPIHPELEEPLKDILSTTYGLIVYQEQVMAIAQKVANYTLGGADLLRRAMGKKKKSELDKQFEFFEKGMKENGFSAAAIKALWDILLPFSDYAFNKAHTAGYGLVSYWTAYLKANYPAEYMAALLTSVKDDKDKSALYLNECRRMGIKVLPPDVNDSDFDFTPRGTDIRFGLSAIRNVGANVVDGIIAARKEKGRFTDFKDFLRKVPAIVCNKRVIESLIKSGAYDSFGHVRKGLLMVHEQAVDAIIDIKKNEAIGQDSLFGAIDGAEDQTFDVQIPPGEWDKTTLLQFEREMLGLYVSDHPLFGVEHILSAGADCSIAALQDDSRPDGQVVTVGGILSGLQRKVTKKGDTWVLTMLEDLEGSIEVMIFPSAYQLCATVLAEDAIVFVKGRIDKREDVAKIIAMEVTAPDLTAESGGPLVVSMPINRCTPPVVGRLKEVLTTHPGTTEVHLQVHNGPRTTVMRLDDRLRVTPSPALMGDLKQLLGPACLAG
- a CDS encoding transglycosylase domain-containing protein — translated: MTSCSLGVTVGRAVLALGLCGTAGGTLVAGLAMPFVGGAGLAARGAASTLTYLPAPLREEPLPEVTRLLDRNGRQIAQFYYQNRQSVPLSAVAPVMRRAIVSIEDARFYEHGGLDLKGTLRAFVTNTRAGGIRQGGSSISQQLVKNIMLNQAESEDERAQALVRSFRRKLDELRYALALERKYTKDQILERYLNIAYFGAGAFGVQAAAKRFFGVDAADLTLTQAATLAGAVRTPYDTDPSLGDEHRDRLRDRRDLVLGRMAELGVIDGNTARAAAAEPLGLRLRPEPGGCAGSAHPFFCVYVEREVLSNPAFGYTRADRERRLQRGGLTIWTTIDPVAQRAAARAIAARVRPRDNQVASETMIEPGTGHIRAMAVSKRYGRNPHDRDLGPATTYNLAADIAHGGGLGLQAGSTFKVFTLTTALKQGMRFGDGFTIPGSYVPSYGYRDCSGRAVNDPKTVIHNAGGEGGGGPYSLEMGTWQSVNIFYMRLEREVGLCDVVQTARSLGIRRADGTPLHEVPTFTLGANEMDPTTVAAAYAALAARGRYCRPLAITAVVERDGTRTDIPPACVSAIEPAVADAVSHVLTGVFTQGTMRGQSIGRPAAGKTGTNNGYTSAWFAGYTPGLAAAVSVGDIRGSYRYPLTGVTIGGRYYGAVQGASLPGPIWVDSMRAALRGTPVYGFVPPDMARFGGGFTPGLKEALEKQRKKEREKEKKEKEEKKREREAERPAAGTGTHTAASGR